A window of the Cystobacter fuscus genome harbors these coding sequences:
- a CDS encoding YXWGXW repeat-containing protein, whose amino-acid sequence MTPRWWMCLMIGLAAPVVHGQTAPSYSQDSSQGYYDEDEYSEEEAGPLAPYAPPALPNETQTARPFRDAVWASGHWYWDGNEWRFNPGTWIASMPGYQFINGYWQQEGSGWRWISGGWARPGSTQVEIPIAVTNEEVVASQAPPAPQMETPPPAPAPSYTWAPGYWYWSGVNWSWVTGSWMAPPRPDLVFVTPRWVRRGPSWYFVGGGWAMHGSTRVVVPEYRYARISVGWGRPSYFVHTWRRYPMFHWSRPYGYRHGPRYNPPPYYRDRDWDRGPRHHDSGPNGPWRDRYDGPRRDHDGPRGRDHDGPRGRDHDGPRGRDHDGPRGRDNDGPRGGGWGRHDATPVRNR is encoded by the coding sequence ATGACCCCTCGGTGGTGGATGTGTCTGATGATCGGGTTGGCGGCCCCCGTCGTTCACGGGCAGACCGCGCCCTCCTATTCGCAGGACTCCTCGCAGGGGTATTACGACGAGGATGAGTACTCCGAGGAGGAGGCGGGCCCCCTGGCCCCCTACGCTCCTCCGGCCCTGCCCAACGAGACGCAGACGGCCCGCCCCTTCCGCGACGCGGTGTGGGCCTCCGGGCACTGGTACTGGGACGGCAACGAGTGGCGCTTCAATCCGGGCACCTGGATCGCCTCCATGCCGGGCTACCAGTTCATCAACGGCTACTGGCAGCAGGAGGGCTCGGGCTGGCGGTGGATCTCCGGCGGCTGGGCGCGGCCCGGCTCGACGCAGGTGGAGATTCCCATCGCCGTCACCAACGAGGAGGTCGTCGCCTCCCAGGCTCCTCCAGCGCCCCAGATGGAAACGCCTCCCCCCGCGCCCGCGCCTTCCTACACGTGGGCTCCCGGGTACTGGTACTGGTCCGGGGTCAACTGGTCCTGGGTGACTGGGAGCTGGATGGCTCCGCCCCGTCCGGACCTCGTCTTCGTCACGCCGCGCTGGGTGCGTCGCGGCCCCTCCTGGTACTTCGTGGGTGGGGGCTGGGCAATGCATGGCTCGACCCGGGTCGTCGTGCCGGAGTACCGGTACGCGCGCATCTCCGTGGGTTGGGGCCGACCGAGCTACTTCGTGCACACCTGGCGCCGCTACCCCATGTTCCACTGGAGTCGGCCGTACGGGTACCGCCATGGCCCCCGCTACAACCCGCCTCCCTACTACCGGGACCGGGACTGGGATCGCGGACCGCGCCACCACGACTCCGGGCCCAATGGGCCCTGGAGGGATCGCTACGACGGCCCCCGCCGGGACCACGACGGTCCTCGTGGCCGGGACCACGACGGTCCTCGTGGCCGGGACCACGACGGTCCTCGAGGCCGGGACCACGACGGTCCCCGCGGCCGAGACAACGACGGTCCTCGAGGTGGAGGATGGGGCCGGCACGACGCCACCCCGGTCCGCAACCGCTGA
- the lnt gene encoding apolipoprotein N-acyltransferase, with the protein MSGWAARAGRWGPALLGILASTTLLAWFARLEARWVALGWVELVPWLWVLDRTRSGKEAVLAGTALAMTFTAAIFGWFPEALHGYSQAPLVVCWLAVLLLAPLMESQFIIYALVRHHLRRTTPEPLGFGRITLTCALVYVGTEWLCPKLFAETLGQGFYASESLRQVADLAGAHGLTFLLLIGNECVLAAGKALAAREAPRRVAVPLAVLAVLVLAGSGYGRLRIWQVARETARGPALEVGVVQANITKYDKLAAETGMYEVVRMILDTHYRLSDELLQGRGVDLLIWPETVYPTTYGSPKSEAGAEFDADLSGFISERRVPLLFGTYELEQEREYNAAVFVGPGHGGELTRSAYRKTMLFPLTEWVPESLDSPWLRERLPWTGYWKRGPGPRALELALREGRRLTIAPLICYESIFPGYVAEEARRGAELIVTLSNDSWFQGTPGPKLHLMHAAFRSIETRLPQVRVTNSGISALISATGEVLTEVPDDHRASLALSVPPPPRLTTLLVAWGDWLGPTALVLGGLLLLGRALPSRRRVP; encoded by the coding sequence ATGAGCGGGTGGGCGGCACGCGCGGGGAGATGGGGGCCCGCGCTGCTCGGCATCCTGGCGAGTACCACCCTCCTCGCGTGGTTCGCGCGCCTGGAGGCCCGGTGGGTGGCGCTCGGCTGGGTGGAGCTCGTCCCCTGGCTGTGGGTGTTGGATCGCACCCGCTCCGGGAAGGAGGCCGTCCTCGCGGGCACGGCGCTCGCCATGACCTTCACCGCGGCCATCTTCGGCTGGTTCCCCGAGGCGCTGCACGGCTACTCCCAGGCGCCCCTCGTGGTGTGCTGGCTCGCCGTGCTGCTGCTGGCACCGCTCATGGAGTCGCAGTTCATCATCTACGCGCTCGTGCGCCACCACCTGCGGCGTACCACCCCGGAGCCCCTCGGCTTCGGGCGCATCACCCTCACCTGCGCCCTCGTGTACGTGGGCACCGAGTGGTTGTGCCCCAAGCTCTTCGCGGAGACGTTGGGCCAGGGCTTCTACGCCTCCGAGTCCCTCCGGCAGGTCGCGGACCTCGCCGGAGCACACGGGCTCACCTTCCTGCTGCTCATCGGCAACGAGTGCGTGCTCGCCGCGGGCAAGGCGCTCGCGGCGCGCGAGGCCCCCCGACGCGTGGCGGTGCCGCTGGCCGTGCTGGCAGTGCTCGTCCTGGCGGGGAGCGGGTATGGGCGGCTTCGCATCTGGCAGGTGGCGCGGGAGACGGCGCGTGGGCCCGCCCTGGAGGTGGGCGTCGTCCAGGCGAACATCACCAAATACGACAAGCTCGCGGCGGAGACGGGCATGTACGAGGTGGTGCGGATGATCCTCGACACGCACTATCGGCTCTCGGACGAGCTGCTCCAGGGCCGGGGCGTGGATCTGCTCATCTGGCCCGAGACCGTGTATCCGACGACGTACGGCTCGCCCAAGAGCGAGGCGGGCGCCGAGTTCGACGCGGACCTCTCCGGGTTCATCTCCGAGCGCCGGGTGCCCCTGCTCTTCGGCACCTACGAGCTCGAGCAGGAGCGCGAGTACAACGCCGCCGTGTTCGTGGGACCGGGACACGGAGGGGAGCTGACACGCTCGGCCTACCGCAAGACGATGCTCTTTCCCCTCACCGAGTGGGTGCCCGAGTCGCTCGACTCGCCGTGGTTGCGCGAGCGTCTGCCGTGGACGGGCTACTGGAAGCGGGGGCCGGGACCGCGCGCGCTGGAGCTGGCCCTGCGCGAGGGCCGGCGACTCACCATCGCGCCGCTCATCTGCTACGAGTCCATCTTCCCCGGCTACGTCGCCGAGGAGGCGCGGCGGGGCGCGGAGCTCATCGTGACGCTGTCCAACGACTCCTGGTTCCAGGGGACACCCGGGCCCAAGCTGCACCTGATGCACGCGGCGTTTCGCAGCATCGAGACACGGCTGCCGCAGGTGCGCGTCACCAACTCGGGCATCTCCGCCCTCATCAGCGCCACGGGCGAGGTGCTCACCGAGGTGCCCGATGATCACCGCGCGAGCCTCGCGCTGAGCGTGCCGCCCCCGCCGCGGCTGACCACCCTCCTGGTGGCCTGGGGGGATTGGTTGGGGCCCACGGCCCTGGTGCTCGGCGGGCTCCTGCTGCTCGGACGCGCCCTCCCCTCGCGACGCCGGGTCCCTTGA
- a CDS encoding ArsR/SmtB family transcription factor, whose product MERTMNAGPDLAELAGAVGDATRIRMLELLMEGRSLVAKELAFGTGVSPATATVHLRRLEQARLIRSTRQGRNKVFRLATPTVARMVEALMTVAVRGPRASATPENLRAARYCYDHLAGRLGMGITDALLRNGHLSLRRRAFALTPSGEEWFEAFGIEVAPLREQRRQFAHRCLDWSERRDHLAGALGAALASRVFALGWVERQPDSRGLIVTPAGQRGLRRHFGAP is encoded by the coding sequence ATGGAACGAACGATGAACGCGGGGCCGGACCTCGCCGAGCTGGCCGGAGCCGTCGGAGATGCCACGCGGATCCGGATGTTGGAATTGCTCATGGAAGGCCGGTCGCTCGTCGCCAAGGAACTGGCCTTCGGCACGGGCGTGAGCCCCGCGACGGCGACGGTCCACCTCCGGCGGCTGGAGCAGGCCCGGTTGATCCGCTCGACCCGACAGGGGCGAAACAAGGTGTTCCGGCTCGCCACGCCCACCGTGGCGCGCATGGTGGAAGCGCTGATGACCGTGGCGGTCCGAGGGCCTCGCGCGTCGGCGACGCCGGAGAATCTCCGGGCCGCGCGCTACTGCTATGACCATCTCGCGGGGCGGCTCGGGATGGGCATCACCGATGCGCTCCTGCGCAACGGGCACCTCTCCCTCCGGCGGCGAGCCTTCGCGCTGACACCGAGCGGTGAGGAGTGGTTCGAGGCCTTTGGAATCGAAGTGGCCCCCTTGCGCGAGCAGCGGCGCCAGTTCGCCCACCGCTGCCTCGACTGGAGCGAACGACGGGATCACCTCGCCGGTGCGCTGGGGGCGGCGCTCGCCTCACGCGTGTTCGCGCTGGGCTGGGTCGAGCGTCAACCCGACTCGCGCGGACTCATCGTCACGCCCGCGGGCCAGCGGGGACTGCGTCGTCACTTCGGCGCGCCATGA
- a CDS encoding cytochrome P450: MTPPTDPYQAVTHPDPYPYYASLCARGGLQRIAGFEPWIAADAATVRAVLTSEACRVRPQAEPVPSHLLGSPAGALFGRLVRMNDGAPSAAVKQALASALPTVMRAVDAESRRWSARLFSEPRLSLLPEKALQLPVFVLGCLLGFPEEFLAESVREVDAYVRSVTQPGARTEGALGAVRLVERVTACLQAKPRAPELLGAFSSRMREEGGALEALVPNAVGLLTQAYEATAGLLGAALLAFARMPALREQLARGECSIDDVVREAARHESPIQNTRRFIHACATVANQELEAGATVVVVLAAANRDPRVNPQPDVFLPRRPERQTFTFGLGAHACPGRELAVTMVSAAVERVLASGLELTPLSKSITWRASTNARILGGLQ, translated from the coding sequence ATGACACCCCCCACCGACCCCTATCAGGCCGTCACGCACCCCGACCCCTATCCGTACTACGCGAGCCTGTGTGCCCGCGGAGGTCTGCAACGCATCGCGGGCTTCGAGCCCTGGATCGCGGCGGATGCCGCCACGGTGCGCGCCGTGCTCACGAGCGAGGCCTGCCGGGTTCGCCCCCAGGCGGAGCCCGTCCCGTCGCACCTGCTCGGCTCTCCCGCTGGCGCGCTCTTCGGGCGGCTCGTGCGGATGAACGACGGAGCGCCCTCCGCGGCCGTGAAACAAGCCCTGGCCTCCGCGCTTCCGACGGTGATGCGGGCCGTGGATGCGGAAAGTCGCCGTTGGTCGGCCCGGCTCTTCTCCGAGCCGCGCCTGTCGCTCCTGCCAGAGAAGGCGCTCCAGCTTCCCGTGTTCGTGCTCGGCTGCCTGCTGGGATTTCCCGAGGAGTTCCTGGCGGAGAGCGTGCGGGAGGTGGATGCGTACGTTCGTTCGGTGACCCAACCGGGGGCGCGGACAGAGGGCGCTCTGGGCGCCGTGCGGCTCGTCGAGCGCGTGACGGCGTGTCTCCAGGCGAAACCCCGTGCACCGGAACTGCTCGGTGCCTTCTCCTCGCGGATGCGGGAGGAGGGAGGGGCGCTGGAGGCACTGGTTCCCAACGCGGTGGGGCTCCTCACCCAGGCGTATGAGGCGACCGCCGGCCTCCTGGGGGCCGCGCTGCTCGCGTTCGCGCGGATGCCCGCGCTGCGGGAACAACTCGCTCGGGGCGAGTGCTCCATTGACGACGTGGTCCGGGAGGCGGCGCGCCACGAGTCCCCCATCCAGAACACCCGGCGCTTCATCCACGCGTGCGCGACCGTTGCGAATCAGGAGTTGGAGGCGGGGGCGACGGTGGTCGTCGTGCTCGCCGCCGCGAACCGCGATCCCCGGGTGAATCCCCAGCCCGACGTGTTCCTCCCACGCCGCCCCGAACGCCAGACCTTCACCTTCGGCCTGGGCGCCCATGCCTGTCCGGGCCGGGAACTCGCGGTGACGATGGTCTCCGCGGCGGTGGAGCGCGTGCTCGCGAGTGGCCTGGAACTCACCCCGCTGTCGAAGTCCATCACCTGGCGTGCTTCCACGAACGCTCGCATCCTGGGAGGTCTACAATGA
- a CDS encoding antibiotic biosynthesis monooxygenase family protein, with amino-acid sequence MIAVIFEVWAHEDHRQRYLDLAAALRPLLSGIDGFISIERFQSLGDPGKLLSLSYWRDEAAVAEWRRQQAHREAQGEGREGVFRDYRLRVAHVVRDYGLKDRADAPADSRTVHG; translated from the coding sequence ATGATTGCCGTCATCTTCGAGGTCTGGGCCCACGAGGACCACCGCCAGCGGTATCTCGATCTCGCCGCGGCCTTGCGGCCCCTGCTGTCGGGTATCGACGGATTCATCTCCATCGAGCGCTTCCAGAGCCTCGGCGATCCAGGCAAGTTGCTGTCGCTGTCCTACTGGCGCGACGAGGCGGCGGTGGCCGAATGGCGGCGCCAGCAAGCCCATCGGGAAGCCCAGGGAGAAGGCCGGGAGGGCGTGTTCCGCGACTACCGTCTGCGCGTGGCCCACGTCGTCAGGGATTACGGCTTGAAGGACCGGGCGGACGCGCCCGCCGACAGCCGCACCGTGCACGGTTGA